In Bufo gargarizans isolate SCDJY-AF-19 chromosome 6, ASM1485885v1, whole genome shotgun sequence, a single genomic region encodes these proteins:
- the LOC122942574 gene encoding taste receptor type 2 member 9-like, whose product MSFIGPHLAVGIHTLFLVTGVLANLFILIVNFQDWLKTHDSNPATLIINSIALINLFFQGAVAFNEVASFMFVEFYIQVWVVNPLVIIMSSLAFSSLWCSTCLCFYYFIKIINFSSSFFHKLKAKIPAVVPWLLIISVAVSWSVGVPAYWDLYMDIKPMPALTAHNATLLFSATLKSKCKCLFEMYMLFAALAFSIIFITAGSIITSLCKHMIRMKKSNEGSGNSRIHSHLSAAKTVTSLLLLYLIFFGFLSSLFSEVENARSLIFFLSFIVVSSFPTFNSIILIMGNRKLSNSMKNLLCMRLTAANTEVTITTY is encoded by the coding sequence ATGTCTTTTATTGGTCCTCATTTGGCAGTTGGTATTCATACCTTGTTTCTAGTGACTGGCGTATTAGCAAATTTATTCATCCTGATAGTTAATTTCCAAGACTGGTTAAAAACCCATGATTCCAACCCAGCAACACTTATAATCAACAGCATTGCCCTCATCAATCTCTTCTTCCAAGGAGCAGTTGCATTTAATGAGGTCGCCAGCTTCATGTTTGTGGAGTTCTACATACAAGTCTGGGTGGTAAATCCTTTGGTCATCATCATGTCTTCATTGGCATTCTCAAGCCTTTGGTGCTCCACCTGTCTATGCTTCTACTACTTCATTAAGATAATCAATTTCAGCAGCTCCTTTTTTCACAAGCTCAAGGCAAAGATTCCTGCAGTTGTACCATGGTTACTCATTATTTCTGTTGCTGTATCTTGGTCAGTTGGGGTACCAGCCTACTGGGATCTATACATGGACATTAAGCCTATGCCTGCTCTTACAGCTCACAATGCAACATTATTATTTTCTGCCACTCTTAAAAGCAAATGCAAATGTCTATTTGAGATGTATATGTTGTTTGCTGCTCTTGCTTTTTCTATAATATTTATCACTGCTGGATCCATCATCACCTCTTTGTGTAAGCATATGATACGCATGAAGAAAAGCAATGAAGGTTCAGGAAATTCAAGAATTCATTCTCATTTATCAGCGGCTAAAacagtgacttctcttcttctACTGTATTTGATATTTTTTGGTTTTCTGAGTTCATTATTTAGTGAAGTGGAGAATGCTAGGAGCTTAATATTTTTCCTTTCATTTATTGTGGTTTCCAGTTTTCCAACATTTAATTCAATAATTTTGATAATGGGGAACCGGAAGTTATCAAACAGCATGAAGAACCTTTTATGTATGAGATTAACTGCTGCTAACACTGAAGTTACTATAACTACCTACTAA